TCCGGCTGAGATTGGAATCAGTTCTGCCCAGCAGAAGTTGAAAGAGATCTCTATTTCTAAGATGGAAGATGCAGGTTTCTGGTATGGAACTATGCCCGGGGATGAAGGTGTTATGCAGTTGCGGCGTTTTGATGCTTCTCCCATTGATAAAGAACCTATCGAGGGTGAAACAGAATCCGGGATTGATGAACCGGATGTATATGTCGTTGGTGCCAAAGTTTCTTTTTACAGAAGAAGTATGAGTACTTTTTCAATCCGTCCCATAAGACCTCTTCCTGTTGAAGGTATTGCTAAACCCATCTCAATCTGGGTTGCCGGTCGAAATACAAACCATGTTCTTCAGCTTGAAATCTCCGATCACTTCGGAAATAGGGCCTATATCAATATGGGTAAACTGAATTTTGTCGGCTGGAAAAAAGTTACTGTAGCTGTTCCTCCTTCCATTGTTCAGCGTGATTACCATTATTTAAATAACATGGGGATTACAATTGAGGGATTCAATATCCTTTGTGACCTGGATGAAACCTATGGAAACTACTATATCTACCTGGATGACCTGAGAGCGGTTTCAGACCTGTTCGCAGAAGAAAGCCGGGATGAAGATGATCTCATTGATGCCTGGTGATTTAAACTTTTTTTAAGATATATCAGGGCTGATTCATAGGATCAGCCCTTTTTTAGTTTAATTTCAGGAATGATTTCAGATTCATATCCACTCTTTGGATAAGCTCTTCAAT
The sequence above is a segment of the Oceanispirochaeta sp. genome. Coding sequences within it:
- a CDS encoding flagellar filament outer layer protein FlaA, which codes for MKKTILLTMILTLALTGIVFAQNAGDPNPAEIGISSAQQKLKEISISKMEDAGFWYGTMPGDEGVMQLRRFDASPIDKEPIEGETESGIDEPDVYVVGAKVSFYRRSMSTFSIRPIRPLPVEGIAKPISIWVAGRNTNHVLQLEISDHFGNRAYINMGKLNFVGWKKVTVAVPPSIVQRDYHYLNNMGITIEGFNILCDLDETYGNYYIYLDDLRAVSDLFAEESRDEDDLIDAW